The Nomia melanderi isolate GNS246 chromosome 13, iyNomMela1, whole genome shotgun sequence sequence TACCATTTTCTTCAATATGTAACAATATGAATttcataaaactgtattttgtatgaaaatttctattttagaaCTAATCATGATATGACATTGGGAGAATTTAAACGTATTTGGTGGATGGAATACTTGCACAGAATGTGGGGACGTTTAATAGGTGCAGTATTTATAGTGCCAGCAACTTATTTTTGGGCAAAAAAAATGCTGACACCAGGAATGAAAATCAGAGTAACTGTCCTGGGATCATTAATTGGTTTACAAGGACTTATGGGTTGGTACATGGTTAAATCTGGTTTGGAGGAAGATCGTTTTGTGGAGCCATCAGATGTTCCTCGAGTATCGCAGTATCGTTTGGCCGCACATTTGGGAATggcatttattatatatacaggaTTTCTATATAATGCCTTAAGCTACTTAGTTCCTGCTAAGAACTTGGATTTCATTGCTTTGAACACTCACATAACtgatattaaacaaaaactAAAAAGATTTAGAATGGTAGTTCATTCAACAAAAGGATTAGTGTTCCTTACTGCTTTGTCTGGAGCTTTTGTGGCAGGAATGGATGCAGGTCTTATCTATAACACATTTCCGAAAATGGCAAATAAATGGATACCAGATGATATACTGGCAATATCACCTAAATGGAAAAATTTTACTGAAAACCCAACTACTCTACAATTTGATCATAGAATTttggtatttttttttatatatatatatacgtgtgtATATTACTCAAATGATAATTCTGATGTTATAATTTATGTCTTTTTACAGGGTATTACTACGTTATCTTTAATAACTTATATAGGAATTGTATCTCGCAGATATAAACTTCCTGGCAATGCAAAGAAAGCTGTTGCTTTGGCTCTTTGCGCTGGTTATTTGCAAGTTTTACTGGGAATAACAACATTATTAACTCACGTGCCTTTAGCATTAGCCGCATTTCATCAGTCGGGTAGTCTTCTTGTACTAAGCACAATGATTTGGTTGTGTCATgaattaaaatacttaaaatatgtTGTTAAATGAAACTACAAAGAAACATTTGGTTATAAAACGCTGTGATGTGTAATCAGTTTAATACATTACTAGGAAGTGATaggataattttataaaagtttcacAACATTATGCTTTATTTGACAATGCATTAAgttataataatcaatattcatagaaattaatttacacatATGTAAGTAATAATATACCTACAAtcgaaatatcaaagtttaagtaatttttatatcattttgtaagtgtatttaatttcatttttataaagaacAAATAAATACCTATCCTAAAATAGAAGTAAACAAATTGCgttatatttgtaacattttcacTCTTTTTCTTCATAATTTACTATTGCAAGATTGCATCTTACAGATTTGACTGGATTTTAATTCTAGACTGTAAATCAGAATGAACCGAccattaatatcattttcttttttccttgtgCTTGGACAAATATCAAACATCAAGTAATATTTGTACTGATACCTAATTTCAAAAACCAGCTTTGGTAAGTAATATTACACGGTTCAATAGTAATATGttagttagtttaaaaaatgtgtaaacCCTGCTTAATTGATAATTACTATCTAATTACAGTAATATTTTGTCTCAGCgtttaaaaagtttttttttgttatatatcttttaattatttctgatcAGCAACACAGTGAATTCAGCTTGTATTTTTTTTGGCAGTTGTTCTACCTAATCTCCAATCAgtcattctttgatttttattttcgtttaaaaCGCCTTATATGCATTGGTCCAATATAGCAACATTAATGCAAAGCAGCAGCAATATTTATTAGGCGTTTCGAATTGCACTTTCATTATTGTAATGCTTTTTATTTACAGTCATTCTTATTTTCTTGCATGACAATAGTGCCACatcacatattttttttatttaatattatatgaatatgaGTATTAAAGGAAAATGTTCTTCTACCACTCATACAAATAGGAATTACATGccttaaaaaaaaacacaacatttataataaaacgttTACATAAAACGCGTGTGAAAAAACACATACTGTAATTTATACTATGCACAAAATGTTTACATATGGTTTGAACATTAATCAAAAAAGAACTTAATGCAGTCTCTTTTATATATTGCAAGTAACCCAAATACtaaataatgaaactaatatCAGTCTGATAGAATTTGTTTTTCATTGAGAATTTTACACCTCAATTATATTCTGGTAACAAATGTCTCATGATAAATGCAAAATTACTACTTCGATCTTTgtgtttatgaaattaaaaaaatgtaaagtaaTACTTTAAAACGTGTCATTGCTTTACCAAAAAAAtcgtatatttcattaattaaagtaTGATTTAATTGCATATTGCTGATGCAAACACGAAAGTctgtttctttatataaataaagagcATTTTTGAACACTGTGATTTAACAGACAGAACAATGGTGTGTATACATGGAGCTCCTAAAATTTCTAGACAGAAAAGAAGTGCTCCTTTTATTTGCACTATTATTCAtactattgtattaatattttcaacaaatttttttaagCATTTATATTATAGTCTTGAATGTGATTACCAAATTTGtaaataagttatttataaaaattaaatattcttgtttgaCACTCAAATTGAAAATAGTGGAATTGATATACGTATCTGTGTACCgtatttgtatgtatttattatacatactcTCACACTCAatactacaataataattttatacgatCAATGCATATAAGAAATAAACTATATCACCGTCGCGTTAGTATAGTCAATAAATTCACACGCATAtgtcacttttatatagttacactTTGGACaaattttgttgttgttgtgcaACATATGGAGCAGAAGTAAGAATTAagtgttatttaaaattgaacttGCAGTACCGTTCTtgcgttaaatattttattataagcaCAAATAACACGGACGTGAAAACAATTGCGCTGATAAAATcgtgtaaaaattatacattctGCACCACATGTGTTTCAATGTTAGTCTTATGTTTTCTTTTCTGTGCATTACTCTTCAACTTTGAAAACCTTATACAATATCCTATTAGTACTTACAGGAAGGAATCGTAGATTTTCAGGCCATTGATAGGCCAAACATTTGCTCCTATTAAATAATCCAAACTTATGacttacaaatattcaaaatccatttacaaaaattgaaagaaccAAATCAAAGACGAAGTGTCAACAAATTTtgtcttatattattataaaaaaataatacaagatattagtgaatttatattaatttgagCTTAATCGAAATTGTAATcgtctattttaaattaaaaaaaaggaaaaaaaatgaaaatggaatcCATAAAAGATAAGAAGAAATGCATTACAACAAGTAGCATATAtcttgttcctttttttctctattgtccattgatgtttttatatatttaatatttatgtaattctcttatttttattgttattattataattttctttatgtgtgacttattttttacattatatcATTATGCAACATGGTTCAATAAGCAGCACAGAATAACTTTCTACATATATACTTAGTTTTTCAAGAGTTACAGCACCAGTACCTTCGTTGgtagtaacaaataaatatgaCAATATTAGAATTCGAGTATGATTATTTTTTCTGctgtaaattaaatgttacatccaaacgaatattttttttttcattcactAGACGTGTTAAACtaggaaattaataaaacctTTTAACCTGTATTCTTTAGTAATTCATTCGTATATAGTTAACACTTTGAAATGCTTCATTTTGTTGatctaatataaattaaaaaaaattaaataatcacaaCCTACAAtttaaacgaaataatatttaatccttaTAACATTTACGTATATTATGAGAGTTAAGtgcattttattgtaaaaattcacTTCAAGAATTGCTGCTCTATTCTTAACAAtgatacattataaaattaaaaaaaaatgtgttCCTACTTGAATGTGTGTGTAAGATAGTGCTTATTAGAAAAGTTGGTTCAATGTGACTTGTATCTTACGTATACAGTAGTTCAGCTTGTTTTCATTGGACTGTCATCCAACTTTTCAGGATTCACAATTACTTGTATTACATAACCCGGTTGTATCTTTGCTTCTTCTATATGCATTTTATCCCCTAATAATTTTCCACCAAAGAACCACCTTTGACGGGATGGTTCTAAACCTTCCTGGCTCTGTTAATgcaattaagaaaaaaagaacaagtCACTTATGCTGCTTtgttaatgtattatatatatcttgcaaaaaattcgatatataccTGTAATTTCTTTTTAGCAGTGGCAATAGTATCTTTGCTATAAACAGGCAATTTTACTTCACCAGATGTGGTTGACAATCTGAGTTTTAATGTCTGTTCAACTCCACTATCGACAGGTTCTATAAACCATTAATAGAATgctataaataattatctttttaattggaGTTTTTCTATTACCTGAACAATCAGCAGGAGAATCTCTTCCACTGTCTTCTTTCACAATATTAATAGGATATGATAAGCAGTAAATAGGGACTTGATATCTGGTTCCTAGTTCATCGTAACATTCTGTTAGAAAGCCATTCGGTACTGAAATATTAGCTCCATCTAATATAGCCTGTGCTAATTGATAGTCTTGAGCTTCTGCTGCAGTTGCCCCAGCTCTTAACGCGTCCCATATCTCTTTGCGACCATCAAATGCAGGCGCAGTATCCCAAAATTCATCTCTTTTACTTCTAAGCTGACCTTCTGTCAATGGTACATCTGACTTCCACCTAATTACTTCGTGGCATAGTGGATGATTTTTTCTCGAATTTCCtgtgtaaacaaaatattttgttaatataagtAGATATGTGTTGAATTTCTCAAATTGTATGGAATTTCATAAATCTCGTAACTTAATACATTTGgatttcaatatcaaattaaacgataaacaaTCATGAAATGCGAATATTTGTCAAGATAAAATAGATATGGTAAATGTGATATTACACACAAAATTTTATACTCATGGTCGATAACAAAGCGTCACGACATTATATACAGTGACGATTGATTATTCGTGATACCGTGTgacaaataatatacaaataccAAGTCATAACACGCAATAAACGCTGGGTGCGAAGGTAAGGGAAAAAGCTCAAGTATCTTCAAGGTTAGCCTGATGTTGATCTAAGTTTCTGCGTTTTGTATTCTGGTAAAATGTTTACCTGAATTTACTCTTGACGAGTTTCCCGTGGTATCGTCAACGGAGGCGTTTCTTGGCCTCGTTAAACCTATGCAGCCTCCCATCCTAGGCGGCTGGAGTGACCAaacatttcactgaaatttaaCAACACTTCGCATGCCATTTTCGTCCATCTTATCCACTGCATTACAAATTGGTACCATTAGAGGCGCTCTAATCGAATCATCAGTAACCTAACCTAAAAAATTCGCATGCACGCTAATGGattttaaagttaaataaaacaaactgtaCTGTTAAGACTTTTGATACCCATAATAATTGATTGACGCATGTTGTCTGTGACCTTGAAATCGTATCTAGccatttttttttcgaattAGATTTACAGATTTACAGGGAAAAAAATCTATTAGAATTTGAGTGAAGCATagaatactttattattaagcTGAGGTTAAGTAACCCAGCAGGAAGGCATGGTTTGCGATGGCTTCACTCGCAAGCACTGTTTCTAGAGAAAGATTTCTTAACGCTTTTGAAAAGAACGAAACACTGAATATAACATGCCAAGAGATCGCCTCAGGTGTGTATTAATTACCATAATTGTCCGTGAACATACACGTAGATTTTCAGTTGACCTTGGTGTTTAAGCAAGTAAAAACTTATGGACGGATACAGAAAAAACCTTGTTTATCATGCGTCAGATTGAcacaaaaattttttataaatttaaactaaAAAGGAATAAGTCAGAACAATGTTGTTTTATTACtaagtaaatgaatattaattcaaggcattttataatcattttcatttatctagAAATACAATCTGGACATGCAAAGCTTTACGCAGTTGTGGAAGAGCTTGGACCTTTTATTACAGACAAAGATGTTAATACACGAGAAAAGGGCATTAATGCTCTCTCATCTATTTTATCCCATTTACCCaaagaatatttgaatgaaaatgaattaagtTTTGTAACATCATTTTACTGTGATAGACTTAAAGATCATCATAGCATTATACCGTCAGCATTGAAAGGAATATTGGCAATTGTAAGTgccttaaaatatttattaattatttataaagatacagaaatattttacattgttatttcaggttcaaatgaaacatttgcCTCGGGATTCACCCGAGCGTTTGTTCAGAGTTTTCTTTGACAATGTTCAATGTCAATCTCAGCTAGTGTCTGACCGTCGcaacatatatttaatatttacaacattACTACAGAATAGAATAGAAGACTTAAAAGCTATGGGACCAGACTTTGTTTATGGAGTTATTACCTGTATTGATGGAGAAAGAGACCCTAGAAATCTCATGCTATTATTCAGCATACTTCCACAGTTTATACAAGAATTTTCATTAGGTCACTTAACTGAAGAAATGTTTGAAGTCATTGCATGTTATTTTCCAGTTGACTTTAATCCTGTAATTAGATCAACCAATCAAGATTTTACATCTTCAATCATTTAtgaatatgaattataatttgacTTGACATTTTTCAGTCTGGATCAGAGGAGGTAGGAATAACACGCGATGATTTGGCAGAGAAATTGGCACCGTGTCTCTGTGCTATACCACAATTCGCTGAATTTTGTATACCGCTTATAACcgacaaattattttcaaatcttAAAGTTGCCAAATTAGACTCTATGAATTTGTTATGCAAAGGCATACAGACCTTTGGCATAAAAGGCATTGAATCACATTTAACAGAATTATGGTCTGCTTTGAGAAAAGACATTATGCCTGGTGTAGACTTAGAACTGAAAAATGCAAGTTTTAAAACAGTTACAGCTATCATTGAACTTATATCAAGTAATACTAAGCTTTGTGAAAGTTTCATTGATAGTATAATCACAGATATGAAGTCTTCTTTGTATGACGTACAACTGAGTATGTTTAGACCAGCTGTTAAAATATTAGAGTGTGTTGCAACAGTTAATAAGGAATCATGTGTACATGTGTTAAAAGTGATAGTACCACTATGTCTTGGTCAATATTCTGTCAAGACTTCAATAccagataaaattattttaattgaaacattgaatgGCTTCATAAAAATCAGTTCTGAACATGGATTTCATATCAACAGtatgtatttatacattaatGCATGCATACCAAGTATAATATCGAAATATAAAGTATCTCTGATGTAGGTGTTCCAGAGTTATCCTGGACAGATATAAAACAACTATACCTCAACGAACTATCAATACAGCATAAAGAATTACAGTCATGGCTACTAGTTGGTTTAACAATGCagaaattgtatttaagcaaaaCACATCGAAATTCCCTTTATGAGAAACTTTGCAGCCTGATCGAAACAACTTGTAATGAAATGAGAACAATTTGTCACGCGACTTTTCTAGCTTTTGCGTCGTTATACCCTGAGGAAATATCAGATGTAATAAGAGAAAAGTTTAGATTAGAAATTGGTAAGGTGAATTTGATTCTTACATTATATCTTAGTAAATTTGATTTTGGGatgtataaacataatatttctcGTGTTTCAGGTGAAGAAGCCATAGAAGTACAAATTCGTAAGCTAGAAGTTTTAGCAGCTGTCGCTAAAACATACAAATTAGGTATTGAAGTACTTCCATACATTGTATCCCAGATGAATGCTATTAATCCTGAAATAAGCTTTACAGCTTTGACTTGTCTTCAGAGACTAGTTGCTACGAAAACTATTGATTATGATATTCAACATTACCTTCATAATGAATGCAgtatcattgaaaaattaacCGCTATTAATATGAGTCCTGTGGATTGGAGATTGGAtctgattttaaatatttgccgATTAATTGTACGAAGCCTTACGTTCGAAGAGCAAGAAAGCATTGTCAACAAATATTCTGATATTTTAAGCAAGAGCATTTCAGAAACTGATGCTGTTTTAATCATGAATATCTTCATTCCATTAAGGCAGAATGTGAATTTCACATTGGGTCCAGATTTGTTagataatttatgtaatttagctCTGAGCAACACTCATTCCAATGTAAGATCTACAACGTGTAAATTCATAGCTGTTGTTCTAAACAAAATGAACGATCATAGTGAATGCTATCAACGTGTGTTGTTATATTTTAAAGAGAAGATAGATATTAGTCTACAGTCAAATACTAATATCGATGTGAAACAAGCGGCAGTTCTTTTACAAATATGGTTAACGAAAGCTGTAATCACAAAAGGTTCCTgtgatgttgaaatatttttgaacaaagTACgtaaatagttttccataatattTAGAAGTAAGTTCGATCTAATATTTAATCCTACATTAATATTGTTTGTATAGCTTATGAATCTTTTCAAACATGATCAAGTAGGTCAACAAGTGGCCcaagaatataaaactctaaCAAGTAAGCAGGAAGATACTTTAGTACAAGAAAATTTTTGTACCATCAGAATCTTTTATAAACAAAGAGTATTTgagcatttaattaaaaacaatcatGAGTTTGAAGACTCGTCAAGACAGAGATACCTAACTGCTTTAGTACACTTATTAGAGGAAGTGCCTGTGGAACTTCTATTTATGCATTTAACAAAGGTATTAATGATGCATTTATATAAGttgtattttagtttaataataaatattctttttcagtTGGTACCACTTTTAATAGAATCCTTATCTCTTGACAATGAACAGTTAATCTATTCGACGTTAATAACGTTAAAAGTTTTACTGGAGGCTAAACATGTTATTTTCTCTGACAAAGCACAATGTTTTATCCCGAAATTCTTGAAACTGACTACTTATAAGGCAAtggtaatatattataaaatgaagtggtattttctaatatattacGTTATACTTACATATAGCTATATATTTCAGAGAGTCAGGATAGCAGCTCTAGAATGTTTaacaaattattgtaattacccGACGATTTTACTTAATATATACAAGCAAGATGTACTAGAAAAATTAGCATCATCGCTTGACGATCGAAAACGTTTAGTCCGAAAAGCTGCAGCGAAAGCCAGAACACAGTGGTTTTTGGTTGGTGCTCCAGGAGGGATTCAAGATTAATAATCTGTTTATCCtaagtgaaattaaattactaataaaacgTTGTATGATTTACAAATATGTATAGTACTTTTTTTAAAAGATACAAGTGAAACACTGATTATGctactttcatttttaaatttcagtatCAAATTCTTAGATTTACTATGTTGTATTCTCGCTATATTGTACATGATGTACATAATTGAATAAAGAATTGATTTCTATAATAGGATTGAAACCTGAAAGCTACTCTTTAATGCTTTTAGTATGCCAGAAGCATGGGTGATGGTAAGAGTTTATTTTCAGTAATTCCTATCTtcagtttttttcttttgtatttgaCAAATTGTGAAAAGTGTGTATTTAAAATAGTGTTAGAAGTGCACACGTTCGAATTGATTTACAGGTGTGGCAAAAAATGGTGCTTACAAGTATGAAGACGGTACAAAATATATTGGAGATTGGAATGGAAAAGGTTTAAAACACGGTGCTGGTTCTTTGCTTCTCACCGATGGAACACGTTATGATGGTGGTTTTCAAAATGGATTATGCTCAGGTTTAGGAGTAATAATTTTCCCAGACGGGGCAAAGTAAATGTTGTTATTGAAGTAATCATTTAAATTGTATGATACTATCAGCATTCTAATGCTTTTTATGTATCAGATACGAAGGTGAATTTATGCAGGGTTGGTTTCATGGCCATGGAGTATTTTGGAGATCAGATGGAATGAAGTTTGAAGGAGAATTCCGTGGAGGCCGTGTGTGGGGTCTAggtatataaaatgttacaagTATTTGTTACATAGAGTAAATATAAGGTTACATGGCAAATTCATCAATTGTTTTTCTCAATAAAGGATTAGTCACTTATGCAGATGGATCTCATGGATTCCCCAGGAATGAGGGTTTCTTCCAAGATTGTAAATTGGTACGACGTAGACACTGTCCAGACATAGTACAAAAAGCACAGAAGATATCTATGATGGCTCGTGCTCAATGTAATTGAGCATCGAATGCAAAGAAAAAATGAGTAGTATTGAAtcttaataaaagtatttaatattatgtaatactatttatttattcattccataaatgttatttattttattttaattaagttaTTTTAGGCTTCAAtactattttaatataatactgtactAGATCTATTGTATATTAGGTCAactgtatattatataacacaatataaaatcaaatcataactatataaaataattaatacctaTGACAATATTCACGAATCAATCATTACACATAAATAATACACGTAGAAGTATTATTATCCGAATatcatagaaatataattttaaatttcttggAACCATTGCAAGTAGGCATCTTATGGTTCTAATATCGTCTGATCATTTTGCTTGTTCATATATATGCGatgaaaattatagaaacataTATTCATGACGTCAAGAACCTCGtattaatacaacaaaattaacaTAGATCAAAGTTTTCGTAACCACGCGATTACCATCAACATGATTCCAAGAATTTAAAAGACAAATAAGAATGAAAGGAGAAGGAGTATCGTATCGGTTAATTTTTACGGAATGTATTCTCGAGATAGTATTTGGATAGTAGATATCATACGACATTGCAAACGTAGATAAGCGAGTGACTGTAATATCTGTTTCGATGTATTGTTACattcaattaaagaatttaacaaaGTGACTGTTTTTGCCGGAGCTACAAGAAACTTAGTTTAGGCTGAAGTGTTAATGTCAGCGGATCAGCAAGAAGAAAAGAGTGCTTAGTAGTcacaattaatcagtttttttaGCGTGATTCTGATAAGTCCTGATCTATGCAAATATTACatgcttgaaatgatacttccAGGTGAGAAATTTTGTGTTTTATCTCTTTCATAGTAGCTTGTGCCGTACCTACTTAAATATCTACTCATTTGTACGATACAGTTATTACATTGTCAAACGCTTTGTTTTTGTATTGTTGGCTGCCATGGAAAGTGGGCTGTATTTTGTCCTCTCTCGTGTTTTATATCAACCAATAGTAGACGACACCTCTATTCGGTGTTAACAAgcatcttttttcttttcattaacgAAAATTCCGAAAAACACACGTCAATCGCGTGATCGCACAATAGTATAGTGAACAAACTTATGTGTATTCATTCACGTTTGTACGCTTTATACGGATCCATCATAAGCATCGATGGCGTTACTTCGTAAGTAATATTGGGAGATTCTAAAGCTCTTGAATTTTGCAACGCTGATCAATGTTgcagtaaatttttatataattagggTAATGTGACAGtatttcgtttctttattattGACGTACAGttgtcattttatttgaaaaatttatgatACAAGTAATTTTTCATTCATCGCACATGAACATGCATGTGTTAAACTGTAAatcaacaatttcatttttgtaacagGACCGTGGTGTCACGCATTCCCttgattttacattaaaactttatggttttctttatttttcttaattgattgttttttataataattataaaatgcaatttaCGTGTTCAAtacgataattaattaaacttgtactattgtatataaatgattagagtaatataaataatacataataatttgaatatattattaacattgtagttattttattatgaacAGAGTAAACTACTCTCTATTTCCATTTGATTTTGATTCATCATTAGGAAGgatatattttgtttaactgAAATTGTTACTTGCTGACATAGTATTATTTACTGAAATATATTGTCAGTGTAAAGTTCTCAACGGAGTATAACATATTCGTGTTTTTCAATCATGGTATGCATAATTAAAGAGTAACCTTTGTCACGTGCTACAATTGTGAATATACTTATACGCTTAgtggagaaatatttttaaaatatagttcTTATATAATCATCAGTTGAAATCTATTTAtcatcaaatgaatattttctttctcagtaattattactttttttctttGCAGGCAATAAATTGTGCAGTACACATTGGaagtatttgtaaataatttttagtttagCAATGAGTCCTCAAAGTTATAAGAATCATATAACTTCGAAAGTTATGGCATCCAATGGTTTCGCTCAT is a genomic window containing:
- the rtp gene encoding MORN repeat-containing protein retinophilin; its protein translation is MGDGVAKNGAYKYEDGTKYIGDWNGKGLKHGAGSLLLTDGTRYDGGFQNGLCSGLGVIIFPDGAKYEGEFMQGWFHGHGVFWRSDGMKFEGEFRGGRVWGLGLVTYADGSHGFPRNEGFFQDCKLVRRRHCPDIVQKAQKISMMARAQCN